A window of the Desulfopila inferna genome harbors these coding sequences:
- a CDS encoding ABC transporter ATP-binding protein, giving the protein MTVFLATLHSPLSDMGGLALVDSISGLIYLQVDNFSELTNPRHLRGISLLDDKIYITTPTSIRIYTVQFKKDSPLFNLSKEILLKEWLLGGNLLGILASSTRNRIFAANNLFNSIDELSLHGDFIKRHFLHDLAPALFPLPKKADKKFRYGHIRHLTEDGNGKIFITVSSLNNSTKGAVINFDTGRSLLTDIRAPHSCGFADGNLIIQDCNDNTITSYTVNSSGVFSENCIWKSFLEHYETGPSQEKQFVRGLTVIDNTVFSGVWNKDAEHFPSHIISLDSKTGKQNNEKIFFPNLEQFQQPRVFFLSPLPQKLKEYQSDELLFFLNGKRVEFDPYIPVTKANKTTSVTDQSKTNTCENIVSDIVTPLADKSPPIQDDESTSDNQKNIAEAAPSPPSIVLRKVSLSYRRSNIPFFSFKKNVPTEFKALHDISFTVNEGETIGIIGRNGSGKSTISMVISGALSPDNGTVTTYGRIQLLSIGLGFQNELTGRDNVFINGALLGLSKKEILHNLPDIESFAELEDFMDQPVRTYSAGMRSRLGFAVATAVSPDILILDEVMSTGDAAFKEKANERMKVMRERTKTIILISHSPEQIKKMCSRVIWLHKGQVLQDGQTEAVLSSYADFCRNPKAWLATNKIEYQQS; this is encoded by the coding sequence ATGACAGTATTCCTGGCAACACTACACTCTCCCTTAAGCGACATGGGTGGGCTTGCTCTTGTAGATTCAATTTCAGGTCTCATTTATCTTCAGGTGGATAATTTTTCCGAATTGACTAATCCACGTCACCTGCGCGGAATATCCCTTTTGGATGACAAAATTTATATCACGACTCCAACCTCTATTCGCATCTATACCGTTCAATTTAAAAAGGATTCACCTCTTTTCAATTTGAGCAAAGAAATTTTGCTTAAAGAGTGGCTTTTAGGTGGTAATTTGTTAGGAATCCTTGCCTCTTCCACTAGAAATAGAATTTTTGCTGCAAATAATTTGTTTAATTCCATTGATGAGCTTTCTCTGCATGGAGATTTTATAAAACGTCATTTTCTTCATGACTTAGCTCCTGCGCTATTTCCTTTGCCCAAAAAGGCCGATAAGAAATTCAGGTATGGGCATATTCGTCATCTCACAGAAGATGGTAATGGAAAGATCTTTATTACAGTATCATCTTTGAACAACTCTACTAAAGGCGCCGTGATTAATTTCGACACCGGCAGGTCTTTGTTAACTGATATTCGCGCTCCTCATAGCTGCGGTTTTGCTGATGGAAATTTAATTATTCAAGATTGCAATGATAACACGATCACATCGTATACGGTCAATAGTTCCGGAGTATTCTCTGAAAATTGCATATGGAAATCTTTTCTTGAACATTATGAAACAGGCCCTTCCCAGGAAAAGCAGTTTGTCAGAGGATTAACAGTCATTGATAATACTGTTTTCTCAGGCGTATGGAACAAAGACGCTGAGCATTTTCCTTCACATATTATCTCTCTTGACTCTAAAACCGGCAAACAGAACAATGAGAAAATTTTCTTTCCTAACCTGGAACAATTCCAACAGCCCAGAGTTTTCTTTCTATCTCCACTTCCGCAGAAGCTTAAAGAATATCAGTCAGATGAGTTACTCTTCTTTTTAAACGGCAAGCGAGTCGAATTTGATCCTTATATACCAGTTACCAAGGCAAACAAGACGACATCAGTAACAGATCAATCAAAAACGAATACATGCGAAAACATTGTCTCAGATATTGTAACTCCGCTCGCTGATAAATCTCCACCTATTCAAGATGATGAATCTACTTCAGATAATCAGAAGAACATCGCCGAAGCTGCTCCAAGTCCGCCATCTATTGTTTTAAGAAAAGTCAGCCTTTCTTACCGAAGGAGCAATATCCCTTTTTTTTCTTTTAAAAAAAATGTCCCGACAGAGTTTAAAGCTCTTCATGATATTTCTTTTACAGTTAATGAAGGAGAAACCATCGGGATTATTGGTCGTAATGGTTCCGGAAAGAGTACCATTTCAATGGTGATTTCGGGAGCCCTCTCACCTGATAATGGCACAGTGACGACTTACGGACGGATTCAACTCCTGTCGATAGGTCTGGGATTCCAGAATGAACTTACAGGCCGTGATAATGTATTTATCAATGGTGCGTTGCTTGGCTTATCTAAAAAGGAAATTCTACATAATTTGCCGGATATTGAATCTTTCGCAGAGTTGGAAGACTTCATGGACCAGCCGGTCCGAACCTATTCTGCCGGAATGCGGAGTCGTTTGGGGTTTGCTGTAGCCACGGCTGTAAGTCCCGACATCCTGATTCTTGATGAAGTAATGTCCACAGGTGATGCCGCTTTCAAGGAGAAAGCCAATGAACGAATGAAAGTCATGCGGGAGAGGACCAAAACGATAATTCTTATCTCCCATAGCCCAGAGCAGATAAAAAAGATGTGTTCAAGGGTAATTTGGCTCCACAAGGGACAAGTTCTTCAAGATGGACAAACGGAAGCGGTATTATCCTCTTACGCTGATTTTTGTAGAAATCCTAAAGCGTGGCTGGCAACAAATAAAATTGAATATCAGCAATCCTGA
- a CDS encoding ABC transporter permease: protein MIELARKLTHHFQAFKVLVGVNIRTTVLTTKLGWLWWILDPIIMMSIYYFLIKGVFGRGGENYHLFVLSGIVCWQFFTRALSGTINVIPSNKRIIRQIAFPLPILVAIPIFTHFFFAMIGMVIIISFNFSVTNVATLAILPLLCVIGLLSYGLGLFVSVINVFFADTGKFISYILRAGFFLSPILYPASRLLESQSIPDYIKIILQLNPMVWILPAAREVLLFGQMYDWRGFLILVVFVLFVVQFGLIWLRLNSSKIIKML, encoded by the coding sequence ATGATAGAGCTTGCCCGTAAACTTACACATCACTTCCAGGCATTTAAAGTTTTAGTAGGGGTGAATATTCGCACCACTGTTCTTACCACAAAATTAGGCTGGCTCTGGTGGATCCTGGATCCCATTATTATGATGAGTATCTACTATTTTCTTATAAAAGGAGTTTTCGGCAGAGGAGGAGAAAATTATCATTTGTTCGTCTTAAGTGGGATTGTCTGCTGGCAGTTTTTTACAAGAGCTCTCAGCGGAACTATCAATGTTATTCCAAGTAATAAACGAATCATTCGGCAAATAGCTTTCCCTTTACCAATTCTTGTAGCTATTCCCATTTTTACGCATTTTTTCTTTGCAATGATAGGCATGGTTATAATTATTTCCTTCAATTTTTCCGTGACAAACGTTGCCACTCTGGCAATCCTTCCGCTCCTCTGTGTGATTGGATTGCTCAGCTATGGTCTCGGATTATTTGTCTCTGTTATTAATGTTTTTTTTGCAGATACAGGAAAATTTATATCTTATATTTTAAGAGCGGGCTTCTTCCTTAGCCCTATTCTTTATCCTGCTTCAAGATTACTGGAATCTCAATCTATCCCGGATTATATAAAAATAATACTGCAACTCAATCCGATGGTTTGGATACTTCCTGCAGCGCGTGAGGTTTTGTTGTTTGGTCAGATGTATGATTGGCGTGGCTTTTTAATTCTCGTTGTATTTGTATTGTTTGTTGTACAATTCGGATTGATTTGGTTGCGTCTCAATTCTTCAAAAATTATAAAGATGCTATAA
- a CDS encoding glycosyltransferase, protein MEELQNVLLLAQKNDIPCVYWFTEDHVYHDSYKNILPSFAYIFCADPLETQLLLNEGRSSETLPPAIQPIWHNPIRDYDHSLLEIDVIFDGWADLLHYGQHLPFQNLDDFNIKIIDSLNLIFEEKLSDLPGSRDQILGCVGGFDRINILKFCKSQISFEMSLATPTTQSWMAIEALGCRVPVVHFGEFEEHDIRKGMVLEAGNETAFRTNLSRLLEETHYREEVAQQVWRDTHQNHTFAQRLKQILDTIRISPVHADLPQVTVITPTRRPENIQHVLDTFLKQSYPAKDLVIVYNGINDKFQLVDEAVERTSNSNIQLLTQPMENYAGACLNSGAHAANGSYCFRMDDDDYYSENYLADMMLHLNSVDADIFGKPPVHLYFEQDKEVYFRQTSTPQLSKLPNEALHTGKLWLGGNTIAGKTDVLRRQGYLNNVFGSADSAFLIQASRHDLAFYSFDQNNVIASRREDDSHTWKKNNAILKKASILIPGAGISNFDINLVGFQECAKPVTKLRSTKPVILYIGPGWFREGVWQNRVKYIFPDLFEPLLDHFSIHMLTSPVPEFARPGIKTLQDDYNVVFHELPPRDGVDPYSYWIQGGKNCANNIAADILTNVFGGVVFGYSLTYIAKLLNIHSVIRVAGDEIASRIALGKYLGKNYHKNCAQFREDRRKEMLGFSRADRIIAMSPWERERIIGQCANKDIVRIALRGIDLKVFNPSLSKLKKPVQSFLFVGRNSKEKGYDIIENAAKIIEKTHPKLQFLFAGNFTVKKEGNRNYLGFIETAKLPELYESADAVILSSRTEGMPQVVLEAMAMGKPCILSKHIFKNTFTDGVEALLTELDAVHLAKQIIFLHDDISLANTLAENARSYAENHFDKNKLQSQYRDIFLELLEA, encoded by the coding sequence ATGGAAGAGCTGCAGAATGTATTACTGCTCGCTCAAAAAAACGATATTCCATGTGTTTATTGGTTCACTGAAGATCATGTTTATCATGATAGTTACAAAAATATTTTGCCTTCCTTTGCATACATTTTTTGTGCTGATCCCCTGGAAACTCAATTACTGTTAAATGAAGGGAGGTCATCAGAGACGCTCCCTCCTGCGATTCAACCCATATGGCATAACCCCATCCGGGACTATGATCATTCTCTATTAGAGATTGATGTGATTTTTGACGGTTGGGCGGATCTGCTTCATTATGGTCAACATCTTCCTTTTCAAAATCTCGATGACTTCAATATCAAAATCATAGATTCCCTTAATTTGATCTTTGAGGAAAAATTATCTGATCTACCTGGATCGAGAGACCAGATACTTGGATGTGTCGGTGGATTTGACAGAATTAACATATTAAAATTCTGCAAGAGCCAAATATCCTTTGAAATGTCATTGGCAACTCCGACAACACAAAGCTGGATGGCCATTGAAGCATTAGGATGTCGAGTTCCGGTAGTGCACTTTGGCGAGTTTGAAGAACATGACATTAGAAAGGGAATGGTACTGGAAGCAGGCAACGAAACTGCTTTTCGGACAAATTTGTCCCGTCTGCTCGAAGAAACACATTATCGGGAAGAGGTGGCGCAACAGGTTTGGAGGGATACCCATCAAAATCATACATTTGCGCAACGCTTAAAGCAAATCCTCGATACAATCCGCATAAGTCCCGTTCATGCTGATTTGCCGCAGGTAACAGTTATCACTCCCACGAGAAGACCGGAGAATATTCAACATGTCCTTGATACATTTTTGAAACAGTCATATCCGGCTAAAGATTTGGTCATCGTATATAACGGCATCAATGATAAGTTCCAGCTTGTTGACGAAGCTGTGGAAAGGACATCAAATTCCAACATTCAACTGCTGACGCAGCCAATGGAAAACTATGCAGGTGCCTGCCTCAACAGTGGCGCTCATGCCGCCAATGGTTCCTATTGTTTCCGCATGGATGACGACGACTACTATTCGGAAAACTATCTTGCTGATATGATGCTTCATCTCAATTCAGTTGATGCTGATATTTTTGGCAAGCCTCCAGTGCATCTTTATTTTGAACAAGACAAAGAAGTATATTTTCGCCAAACTTCCACGCCACAACTATCTAAATTGCCAAATGAAGCCCTTCATACCGGCAAGCTATGGCTTGGAGGGAATACTATAGCAGGTAAAACAGATGTGCTTCGTCGCCAGGGCTATCTCAATAATGTTTTTGGATCGGCTGACTCAGCTTTTCTTATTCAGGCTTCGCGACACGATCTGGCCTTTTATTCTTTTGATCAGAATAATGTAATCGCCTCCCGGCGAGAGGATGACAGTCATACCTGGAAAAAAAATAATGCCATCCTGAAAAAAGCTTCTATTCTTATTCCAGGTGCAGGTATTTCAAATTTCGATATAAATTTGGTGGGATTTCAAGAATGTGCTAAACCAGTCACAAAACTGCGTTCCACAAAACCAGTGATTCTCTATATAGGCCCAGGATGGTTTCGTGAAGGGGTCTGGCAAAATCGTGTAAAGTATATTTTTCCGGATCTTTTCGAGCCTTTGTTGGATCATTTTTCCATCCATATGCTCACCAGTCCTGTTCCTGAATTTGCACGCCCAGGCATCAAGACATTACAAGATGATTATAATGTAGTATTTCATGAGCTCCCCCCCAGAGATGGCGTTGATCCATATAGCTACTGGATCCAAGGAGGTAAAAATTGCGCCAACAACATTGCCGCAGATATTTTAACAAATGTTTTTGGCGGTGTAGTTTTTGGCTATAGCCTCACATATATTGCAAAATTGCTAAATATTCATTCTGTAATCAGAGTAGCCGGAGATGAAATAGCCAGCAGGATTGCTTTGGGAAAGTATCTCGGTAAAAATTACCATAAGAATTGTGCGCAGTTCCGGGAAGACAGAAGAAAAGAGATGCTAGGCTTTAGCAGGGCTGATCGGATTATAGCCATGTCACCATGGGAACGCGAAAGAATAATAGGACAATGCGCAAACAAAGATATAGTGCGTATTGCCTTAAGAGGTATAGACTTAAAAGTATTCAACCCCTCACTGTCAAAATTGAAAAAACCGGTTCAATCTTTTCTCTTTGTCGGCAGAAATTCTAAAGAAAAAGGATATGATATCATTGAAAATGCAGCAAAGATAATTGAGAAGACGCACCCCAAATTACAATTCCTTTTTGCCGGTAATTTTACAGTAAAAAAAGAAGGAAACAGGAATTATTTAGGTTTTATAGAGACTGCAAAACTTCCTGAGCTTTATGAAAGTGCTGATGCTGTTATTTTGAGTTCCAGGACTGAAGGTATGCCTCAGGTTGTTTTGGAAGCTATGGCTATGGGGAAACCCTGCATCTTATCAAAACATATTTTTAAAAATACGTTCACTGATGGAGTCGAAGCACTGCTGACAGAACTTGACGCCGTACATCTTGCCAAACAGATTATATTCTTGCATGATGACATTTCCTTAGCTAATACACTTGCTGAAAACGCAAGGAGTTATGCTGAGAATCATTTCGACAAAAATAAATTACAATCGCAGTATAGAGATATTTTTTTAGAGCTTCTTGAAGCTTAA
- a CDS encoding NAD-dependent epimerase/dehydratase family protein, producing the protein MNKSRTILITGGCGFIGTSLIAELLAKKQFNNIRILDNFQEGTPADLEEITQYEISTAENCHMHAGIVLVEGDIRDSETTRLCCRDVDCIVHLAANTGVPPSVKNPRMDMESNVIGTFNMLEAARHNNVSKFVFASSGAPAGTVEPPIHEELPPHPVSPYGASKLAGEGYCSAYYQTFGVSTVCLRFGNVYGPRSKKKSSVVAKFIRQALAGEACYIYGDGSQTRDFIYIDDLIKAIELAITKDIGGETFQIASGRERTVDEVADVIRGIIKSHGKEIIIKYDQPRLGDVKRNFSDTSKAKQILGWKTSMDLERGIALTVDYFLGEDRSR; encoded by the coding sequence ATGAATAAGAGCAGAACGATATTGATTACGGGCGGATGCGGTTTTATTGGAACTTCCCTGATTGCCGAATTACTTGCCAAGAAGCAATTTAATAATATCCGCATACTCGACAACTTTCAGGAAGGTACACCCGCGGACCTAGAAGAAATTACCCAGTATGAGATTTCTACTGCTGAGAATTGCCATATGCATGCAGGCATAGTTTTAGTGGAAGGAGACATTAGGGATTCTGAAACCACAAGATTATGTTGCAGAGACGTTGATTGTATTGTTCATTTAGCTGCCAATACAGGTGTACCACCTTCTGTAAAAAACCCTCGTATGGATATGGAAAGCAATGTTATCGGTACCTTTAACATGCTCGAAGCTGCCCGGCACAATAACGTCAGTAAATTTGTTTTTGCCTCATCCGGAGCTCCTGCAGGTACAGTAGAGCCACCTATTCATGAAGAACTGCCGCCCCATCCTGTCTCTCCCTATGGAGCGAGCAAGTTGGCTGGTGAAGGATATTGCTCAGCATACTATCAAACCTTTGGTGTAAGCACGGTCTGTCTACGGTTTGGAAATGTTTATGGTCCGCGATCAAAAAAGAAGTCCAGTGTCGTTGCAAAATTCATCCGTCAGGCATTAGCAGGTGAAGCCTGTTATATCTATGGAGACGGAAGCCAAACCAGAGATTTTATTTACATTGATGATCTTATCAAGGCTATTGAGCTGGCTATCACCAAAGATATCGGCGGAGAAACTTTTCAGATAGCTTCAGGACGCGAGAGAACAGTTGATGAGGTTGCTGATGTTATCAGAGGAATTATCAAATCACACGGTAAAGAGATAATCATCAAATATGATCAACCTCGATTAGGTGATGTAAAGCGAAACTTTTCTGATACTAGCAAAGCAAAGCAGATCCTGGGCTGGAAGACTTCCATGGATCTTGAAAGAGGTATCGCTCTTACTGTCGATTATTTTTTAGGAGAAGATCGCTCAAGATGA
- a CDS encoding glycosyltransferase: MGDKLKLFLFCESLSHGRGGAERIVTNLAFEMIKRGHLVCLGFDGSGAPAYQQHEDALFAPWNKSIPPYEYKNNLIEQGYDVFFVFYFARHIMNFFRLNAESKIPFGMQECSNPKRICLQTWRNTTGRIAHSSWERELIASAATRIRMVMPGYEKSFPQYIRQNTRAFPNSVPDVSNRATPAGNGLAPNKIIIIGGHKKNKNFLLLLEAFIKIEKEFPDWEIHNFGSPLKMDNAYHTVIMNKVASSQLKNRVFFHPATKDIFAEYAAAHIHAIPSLNEGCPTCVLEAMAHGLPSVGLASCPGTNELIKNGKNGLLVKDDITGGEMAQALTELMNSPHLRESLGNQALYDAKKYQAKDTYDQWEKMFYEMAAYKNDPERLLREQIAVDKERALHMARCRQKIFQQDYK; the protein is encoded by the coding sequence ATGGGTGATAAATTGAAACTGTTTCTCTTCTGCGAATCTCTTTCTCACGGGAGAGGAGGAGCGGAAAGAATTGTGACCAATCTTGCATTCGAAATGATCAAGCGAGGACACCTGGTGTGTCTCGGCTTTGATGGTTCAGGAGCACCTGCATATCAACAGCATGAAGATGCGTTATTCGCTCCCTGGAACAAGTCGATTCCTCCTTATGAATACAAGAACAACTTAATCGAGCAGGGTTATGATGTTTTTTTTGTTTTTTACTTTGCCAGACATATCATGAACTTTTTTCGTTTAAATGCAGAAAGCAAAATTCCATTCGGTATGCAGGAATGCTCCAACCCGAAACGTATCTGTTTACAGACATGGAGGAATACAACAGGCAGAATAGCACATTCTAGTTGGGAAAGAGAGTTGATTGCTTCAGCAGCGACTAGAATCAGAATGGTAATGCCTGGATATGAAAAATCTTTTCCCCAATATATCCGGCAGAATACACGAGCGTTCCCAAACTCAGTACCTGATGTGTCAAATAGAGCCACTCCTGCCGGCAACGGTCTGGCACCCAATAAAATTATTATCATTGGGGGACATAAAAAGAACAAAAATTTTCTTCTCTTATTAGAGGCTTTTATAAAAATAGAAAAGGAATTTCCCGATTGGGAGATACACAATTTTGGATCTCCATTAAAAATGGACAATGCCTATCATACCGTTATTATGAATAAAGTTGCATCATCTCAACTAAAAAACAGGGTTTTCTTCCATCCCGCCACTAAGGATATTTTCGCTGAGTATGCTGCAGCACACATTCATGCTATTCCATCATTAAACGAAGGCTGCCCAACTTGTGTTCTGGAAGCAATGGCGCATGGCCTGCCAAGCGTGGGATTAGCAAGTTGCCCCGGAACGAATGAATTGATTAAAAATGGTAAGAATGGACTTTTGGTAAAAGACGACATAACAGGTGGAGAGATGGCACAAGCACTAACAGAACTCATGAACTCCCCCCATCTGCGTGAAAGTCTCGGGAATCAAGCTCTTTATGATGCAAAGAAATACCAGGCAAAAGATACTTATGATCAATGGGAAAAAATGTTTTATGAAATGGCTGCATACAAAAACGATCCGGAGAGATTGTTGCGTGAACAAATCGCAGTGGATAAAGAGCGAGCCTTACATATGGCCAGATGCCGACAAAAAATATTTCAACAGGATTACAAATGA
- a CDS encoding glycosyltransferase family 4 protein has translation MSNNKLKILFFIPTCFGVRGTIGTYRLIEVLSSEHDILVIAPDRPNEEKYVVHRNNDLMVIKIKDRSKSDSLNKIHQILRSFVPDIIYLFNSPSSPAYLFSLHHLFPGIKWIADFRTPLLQQGSRRRRIRNGHFLLQFYVDGIITLSRHSVKTWIPLLLKKTTPIPIGIDTSKFTPKIYQSKCLYCTRFVFIGSFHNLRKLDFLISYFSHAVQKNKERFLTLDLYGAGPAENKLRQLISKLHMEKNIFFKGLLNQEDLFQKLGDYDAGIAYVPYEKYDRSPSLKSIEYAAAGLHVLASDTSAHIQQMKDHGLHFQLFSNELNSFVDNVTECAINGVSTEVSTSNIKSVHNCDYQSIVKNHISPLLMEIVNG, from the coding sequence TTGTCAAACAACAAACTAAAGATACTATTTTTTATTCCTACATGCTTTGGAGTAAGAGGAACGATAGGAACCTATCGTTTAATCGAAGTGTTATCCTCTGAACATGATATTCTTGTCATAGCTCCGGACAGGCCTAATGAAGAAAAATATGTAGTTCATCGTAATAATGACTTAATGGTAATCAAGATTAAAGATCGTAGCAAATCGGATTCTCTGAATAAAATTCATCAGATTTTACGCTCATTCGTTCCAGATATTATCTACTTATTCAATTCACCATCTTCTCCAGCCTACCTTTTCTCGCTTCATCATTTATTTCCCGGCATTAAATGGATTGCTGATTTCCGTACACCTTTACTACAACAGGGGAGCAGAAGAAGAAGAATCCGAAACGGGCATTTCTTATTACAATTTTATGTTGATGGAATTATTACTTTAAGCAGACACAGTGTGAAGACATGGATTCCGCTTCTATTAAAAAAAACCACGCCAATTCCCATAGGAATTGATACGTCAAAATTTACTCCCAAAATTTACCAGAGTAAATGTCTGTATTGTACTAGGTTTGTATTTATTGGTTCTTTTCACAATCTCAGAAAATTAGATTTTTTGATCTCTTACTTTTCTCATGCCGTGCAAAAGAATAAAGAGAGATTTCTGACACTTGACTTATATGGAGCAGGCCCTGCTGAGAATAAACTTAGACAGCTTATTTCAAAATTACACATGGAAAAAAATATCTTCTTTAAAGGCTTGTTAAATCAGGAAGATCTTTTCCAGAAGTTAGGAGATTATGATGCTGGAATCGCATATGTCCCATATGAAAAGTATGACAGATCTCCTTCTCTCAAATCAATTGAATATGCAGCCGCTGGACTTCATGTTCTTGCTTCGGATACATCAGCCCATATTCAGCAGATGAAAGATCATGGTTTGCATTTTCAACTCTTTTCAAACGAATTGAATTCTTTTGTTGATAATGTGACAGAATGTGCCATAAATGGTGTTTCTACTGAGGTCTCTACTTCCAATATAAAAAGTGTTCATAATTGTGACTATCAATCGATTGTAAAGAATCACATTTCACCATTGCTCATGGAGATAGTTAATGGGTGA
- a CDS encoding glycosyltransferase — MVETSNKIAEKSALNKRSYSDELINSIHYWVPPVPAFKPRKQKLNSSLRIAAIVDERLYRGLRYEGELYLLTPENWVMVLDFGNIDFLIVESSWQTVTGHWYLGQYVHSQHKQELLEIIAYAQKKSIPAIYWNTQSHLYHSHYSAFAENFDVVFCADAKEAELMNQDGLKTEVLLPAVQPAIHNRFTEFQPDHPKFSINVLYDGFTDIYRLHDKLEILHEIVPYGLKIIESQAEIFKTKIKDIPLLEKHFLGTIQYNDLINLLKHTETAITTETTLRTETLQQWQTLETAACRVPVLHRGILDEQDIRHGLISHFEHDDDLLLMLESFHQDDLYRQRIGHLQWRCIYQQHTFSHRVAKICSLLNITHNYDEYPAISIVTPTSREDKISSSVETFTKQKYPNKELILVVNNNNPDMLSISQSINSNNIRILPVPEEKFAGAALNIGNTVAKGAYYFRMDEDAYYGEHYIADALLHLKSVDAKLFRALFNCVYLEEKDQIVKWNKHCPSLVFASSEFYEENFSNADNTFTCHAVFSDEGYQDNNSGSTNSSLYRNIQDKMDYYIILGNFNMVSKNVSGPTWHLPNLAVMDMLSPSNGVNLRDLFV, encoded by the coding sequence GTGGTAGAAACATCTAACAAAATAGCCGAAAAATCAGCGCTGAACAAAAGATCATATTCTGACGAGCTTATCAACAGTATTCATTACTGGGTTCCCCCTGTTCCTGCCTTTAAGCCAAGAAAGCAGAAATTAAATTCTTCCTTGAGGATAGCTGCTATTGTCGATGAACGGCTCTACCGCGGATTACGGTATGAAGGTGAATTATACCTGCTTACTCCGGAAAACTGGGTAATGGTTCTTGACTTTGGAAATATTGATTTTTTAATAGTTGAATCTTCCTGGCAGACCGTAACCGGTCATTGGTACCTCGGGCAATATGTTCATTCTCAGCATAAGCAAGAATTACTTGAGATAATTGCATACGCTCAAAAGAAATCAATACCCGCCATTTACTGGAATACTCAAAGCCATCTTTATCACAGCCATTACAGTGCATTTGCAGAAAATTTCGACGTAGTCTTTTGCGCGGATGCCAAAGAAGCGGAATTGATGAATCAGGATGGACTCAAGACCGAAGTCCTTTTGCCTGCCGTCCAACCTGCTATTCATAATCGTTTTACAGAATTTCAGCCGGACCATCCGAAATTTTCAATCAATGTTCTCTATGATGGCTTTACAGATATTTATCGTTTGCACGATAAGTTGGAAATATTGCATGAGATCGTACCGTACGGATTAAAAATCATTGAATCACAAGCCGAGATCTTTAAGACTAAAATTAAGGACATTCCGCTCCTGGAAAAGCATTTTCTCGGGACAATACAATATAATGATCTAATAAATCTTTTGAAACATACAGAAACCGCAATAACAACAGAAACCACATTACGAACTGAGACATTACAGCAATGGCAAACGCTGGAAACCGCTGCCTGTCGGGTACCGGTTCTTCATAGGGGCATTCTTGATGAACAGGATATTCGTCATGGTTTGATTTCTCATTTTGAGCATGATGACGATTTGCTTCTTATGCTTGAATCCTTTCATCAAGATGATCTCTATCGCCAGAGAATCGGCCATCTCCAATGGAGATGTATCTATCAGCAGCATACCTTTTCTCATCGTGTAGCAAAAATATGTAGTTTACTTAACATCACCCACAATTATGACGAGTATCCTGCAATATCAATAGTAACCCCTACCAGCCGTGAAGACAAAATTTCAAGTTCTGTAGAAACATTTACGAAGCAGAAATATCCGAATAAAGAATTGATACTTGTTGTTAACAACAACAATCCAGATATGTTATCTATTTCCCAATCCATCAATAGTAACAATATCCGTATCCTTCCAGTTCCGGAGGAGAAATTCGCCGGTGCAGCCTTAAACATAGGCAATACAGTTGCGAAGGGAGCCTACTATTTCCGGATGGACGAGGATGCCTACTATGGTGAGCACTATATAGCCGATGCATTATTGCACCTGAAATCAGTCGATGCGAAGTTGTTCAGAGCTCTTTTTAATTGTGTCTATTTAGAGGAGAAAGATCAGATAGTTAAATGGAATAAACATTGCCCCTCACTTGTGTTTGCAAGTTCTGAATTTTATGAAGAAAATTTTTCTAATGCAGACAATACGTTTACCTGCCATGCTGTTTTTTCAGATGAAGGGTATCAAGATAACAATTCAGGATCGACAAACTCATCCTTGTACAGGAATATTCAAGATAAAATGGATTACTATATTATATTGGGCAACTTCAATATGGTATCAAAAAATGTCTCGGGGCCTACATGGCATCTGCCGAACTTGGCTGTCATGGACATGTTAAGCCCGTCCAACGGTGTAAATCTACGCGATCTGTTTGTCTAA